One Candidatus Margulisiibacteriota bacterium DNA window includes the following coding sequences:
- a CDS encoding GIY-YIG nuclease family protein translates to MEYHLYILKLSNGRYYTGITYNVDKRFREHQEGFVVSTKGFLPVELRFSQSFESQKIARKYEVKVKSWSQTKKEKLIIGEWILN, encoded by the coding sequence ATGGAATATCATTTATACATATTAAAGTTATCTAATGGTAGATATTATACTGGAATTACGTATAATGTTGATAAACGATTTAGAGAACATCAAGAAGGATTTGTTGTATCAACAAAAGGATTCCTTCCTGTAGAATTAAGGTTTAGTCAAAGTTTCGAATCTCAAAAAATTGCAAGGAAATATGAAGTAAAAGTTAAATCTTGGTCACAAACTAAAAAAGAGAAACTTATTATTGGAGAATGGATTTTAAATTAA
- a CDS encoding nucleoside deaminase has protein sequence MDKFLKCAIDEAKQGLAEGGIPIGAVLVIDGEIVGRGHNKRVQQGSPILHAEMDCLENAGRLTASDYQKSTMYTTLSPCDMCSGAILLYGIPKLVIGENITFQGPEEYLVTRGVALSVVDDEECKSMMDAFIAEKPELWNEDIGV, from the coding sequence ATGGATAAATTTTTAAAATGTGCGATAGATGAAGCAAAACAAGGTTTAGCTGAAGGTGGAATACCTATTGGTGCAGTTCTTGTTATTGATGGTGAAATAGTGGGTAGAGGTCATAATAAACGAGTTCAGCAAGGAAGCCCAATCTTGCATGCTGAGATGGATTGCTTAGAAAATGCTGGCAGGCTAACTGCTTCCGATTATCAGAAATCAACTATGTATACAACCCTATCTCCTTGTGATATGTGTAGTGGAGCTATTTTATTATATGGAATACCAAAGTTGGTAATAGGTGAGAATATAACGTTCCAAGGTCCAGAGGAATATTTAGTGACTAGAGGAGTTGCTTTGTCTGTAGTGGATGATGAAGAATGCAAGAGTATGATGGACGCATTTATTGCTGAGAAGCCAGAGCTTTGGAATGAAGATATAGGAGTGTAA